CATGAATCTCTGCACTCCGGGGGCCACATCCAGCCTTGTTTTGATCAGATAGCCAAGAGCCATCAGTACCGCCCCATACCCTGCGTCTCCCACGCACATCCCAAAGAACAGGAAGAAAAATCCCGCAACCAGCGGCGTTGGATCGATGCCTCCGTACGCAGGACGGCCGTACAGGTCCGTCAAAACTTCAAAAGGACGCAAGTACCAAGGATTCTTCAAAGCCACAGGGACAGATTGCCCCTTTTCCGGCTCGCTGAAAGTGATGTCGACTTCACTTGAAATCGACGACAGGAGCTGCTTGAGTGAATCGCTTTCGCACTGAGGTACCCAGCCCTTCAGCGAAAAGGTCTTGTGTGTGGCGACAAAGTTTTCGCGGATATCGAGCGCATCTCGATTGCTCAACAAAGCCTGAACAAGCGCACAGGCGCGTTCGTAGCCAGATTCAAGTTCGAGGGCCCTTCGCCTCAGCTCGGCCTCCTGCCGGTCAAGCTCGCCAAGCTGCTCGCAAGCACGGGCTATCTCCTCGGCGGGGTAATCGACAAGCTCCAGGAATGAAGCCTCTCTAAAATCAAAGGTCGCAAGCGTCGAACGTGTCTGGTCAACCACATCCTTGTGGACCATCACGATCCACGCTTCCCGACCGCCGCCACGGCCCGCCTCATCGACAGTGACCTCAGCCACCTCCTCGCGCAATGCCTGGCGAATCTCGGACGAGCGCTCGAAGGGAACCGTTCCGGCGATGAGCGCAACACGGTCGCGGCACTTCCACTGCGATATCTGTAGCCGCACCTCCCGCCAGGGAGTGAGCTCGTCGACTAGCGCCAACAGGCGTTTTCGTTGCCGCTCGATCCCGGAAAGCCTGGCCGACATGGCATCGCACTCAGCATAGAGCGCGTCGAACTCTTCATCGGCGGCCAGCTGAGTGAACTCGTTGGTTGATATGTGAATCTTCTCGGAAATGAATGCTCCGAGCCTGACATCCGACACATGATACCTGCCGAGAAACTCACAGACGAACTGCGCGCGAGCGATCTGCTCATCGAGCGACCGGCTACGCCCCAAATCGATCAAAAGGCGCTCGGGTCCCTGGAGATCAACATCAAAGCGCTCGATCTCGACCGCCCCGAACTCCTGTAGGGCCGACACCGTATCCTCCAACAGTGAAATATGCCCGATGACCGTAGCCTGCAGCATGCGCACGATCGCCATCGCTAATCGCCCCTCAATGCCTTGACGACGGCCCGGACAGCCGGCTCGAATTCCTTCTCGGCGTGCCGAATAAGGCGATCGAGCTCCGCCTCGGCCTCTATGGCGACCGAATCCGCTGTTGCCTGAGCCTCTCGGCGAATCCGGAGCGTCAACTCCTCGATCTGCCCGGCGGTCTCGCGCTCAGCCTCCAGTACAACAAGCTCGGCTTGCGCTTCTGCCTGCTTGAACAGGTCGCGTGCGTGCGAGCGCGCCGCTTCGAGAGCTTTTTGCGACGCCAGTTCTGCATGAACGATGGTTTCGAGCTTTTCCATGTCCAATCTGCCCCTACCCTGAAATGCACTCCTTCAACTATATACCTATCCTCAGTTACACGGCTATACTGTTCGCTGTGTCGTTGCCCAATCCTTGAAAGACCCTCCAATTCAGCCAATCCGACGAACAACCCTGAAGAGCTATCCCGGCCGCACGCGGTCGGCTAAAGCCGCACGTCGCCGGGCCATTGCGCTGTTCACAGTCGCTTTGGCCGCTGTCGCAGTCGTCTTAGTCGCAACGGGCTGGCATAGGTCGAGCGGCGAGCGAACGTCGGCTACTCCGCTCACTGCGCACCCCGAGATCGTTGGGGTAGAGCGGACCGTAACGGCAAGCGCCACGCCCACTCCCTTTTTCGCGCGCTATCGCGACCTCCATCTTTACCTGCCGATTGACCCGCAGAGCCTGACCGCGATCGCATTCCACCAAGCCTCCGGAAACACCGCGCGCTCCCTGGATTCGCTGCTGCCCGACGCCGACATGAATCTGGCCACGGAAACCCGCAAGCCCCAGCGCGTGAGGGTAAGTACCGCCGAGACAGGCCAAGCGGTGCTCGAGGGAGAAGTTTTGAGGATGTGGCGCACCAACCGTAGCGGGCCTCCCGACACCGCTGCCGACGTCGGAGCCGCTCCAGGAACCATCGTGCTCGCACCGGTCAGCGGCAAGGTAACCGGCGTGATTCGCTACCAGCTTTACGGAGCCGACGAAGACCACGAAATCCACATCCAGCCCTTCGGAAGGCCGGATCTATGCGTGGTGCTGATCCACATCGATGAGCCTTCGGTCGAGCGCGGCGATGCCGTAGTGGGCGGAATAACTCCAATTGCCCGGGTACGTCTGCTGTCAGACAAGATCGACCATCAGCTGGGGGGCTACACCACGTGCGGTGGCGATCACGTCCACATTCAGGTGAACAGCGCAGCTACCTGCCCAAAAACCCCCTGAACCTCCGGTCGAACTCATAGCGCTCCAGCATTACCTGCCGCTCGCATCCCAGACACTGCAGCTTGATGTCGGCGCCAACCCGAAGCACTTCCCACTCGTTAGTCCCGCACGGATGCGGCTTTTTCAGCCGCACGATATCTCCTACCCGCACCGGAGTTATCGGAACCCCCATAGTCGCCTCCAAAAAACACAATAACCGCCAACCGCCTGACACGCGCCCAAACAAGCGGTATAAATGAGTATAGCCTTTTCATCAGCACTTCAAAGGAGCCAAGCATGCACGTGAAAACCGTCCTGTCGGTTCTAGGTCAGGATCGAATCGGAATAGTGGCCGCCATCTCAACGGCATTGTTCGAGTCCGGCGCAAACATCGAAGACATCCGTCAAACCATCATTGGCGGCATCTTTTCGATGACCATGCTGGTGACCGTGAATGAAGATGTGGCCTCCTTCGATACAGTTCAGGCGCGTCTGGCCGAGGTGGGTGAGCGCATCGGCATGCAAGTTACCCTGCAGCGCGAAGACGTATTCCACTTCATGCACCGCATCTAGACCACCAAGGAGAACAATACAATGCGCATAACCCCCGAAGAGGTCCTTGAGACGCTACTGATGGTCACACAGCAAAACCTCGACATCCGCACCGTCACACTCGGACTTTCGCTGGACGGCTGCGCAGACCCCGATATCCACAAGCTGGCCGGAAACGTCTACGACCTGATCTGCACACGCGCCAGGCACCTGGTGCCGGTCGCCGAGGCGATCTCGCGAGAGTATGGAATCCCCATCGTCAACCGCCGGATCGCAGTCACCCCGATATCACAGCTCGCGGCAGCGTGCGGCAGTGCTGACCTGACGCCTGTCGCGGCGGCTCTCGACCGCGCCGCGCATGAGGTCGGAGTTGATTTCATCGGCGGTTTCTCGGCGCTTGTGCATAAAGGAGTCGGCGAAGGGGACAGGCGAGTGATCGACTCAATACCCTCGGCTCTCGCTAGCACCGACAGGGTATGCGCGTCGGTCAACGTAGCCTCCACTCGAGCCGGCATCAACATGGACGCGGTTCTGCGAATGGCGGAAGTGATCGTCGCGACGGCGCACGCCACCGCCGAGATCGGCTCATTCGGTTGCGGCAAATTGGTGGTATTCGCCAACATGGTCGAAGACAACCCCTTCATGGCTGGCGCAGTGCACGGCCCTGGCGAGCCGGACGCCGTCATCAATGTCGGGATCAGCGGCCCCGGAGTGGTGCGCGCGGTCGTCGAGTCCCTTTCGGCCGAAGCCGATCTGACCGAAGTCGCCGAGGCTATCAAGGCCACCGCCTTCAAGATCACGCGAGCAGGCGAGCTCATTGCCCGCGAAGCCGCCCGCAGGCTGGAAGTGGCGATGGGCATCGTGGATCTCTCGCTGGCGCCCACGCCCGCGCAAGGGGACAGTGTCGCCGCGATCATAGAGGCCATCGGCGTCGAACGCTGCGGCGGCCCTGGCACGACCACGGCGCTCGCCCTGCTCAACGACGCCGTGAAGAAGGGTGGAGCGATGGGAACCTCCAGTATCGGGGGCCTGTCCGGCGCGTTCATCCCAGTCTCCGAGGACGCCAACATGCTTCGGGCGGTGCTCGAAAACGCGCTCACGCTAGAAAAGCTCGAAGCTATGACAAGCGTTTGCTCCGTCGGCCTGGACATGATAGCTATACCCGGAGACACGCCGGTAGAGACCATCGCCGCGATCATATCGGATGCTTGCGCAATCGGGGTGATCAACAACAAGACAAGCGCGGCCCGGCTCATTCCGGTAATCGGAAAGAGCGCCGGCGATATCGTCGAGTACGGTGGACTCTTCGGAACAGCGCCCGTGATATCGGTAAACCAATGGGCTGGAACACGCCTTATTCGCCGAGGAGGCCGCTTCCCGGCTCCCTTGGGGTCCCTTAGGAACTAAAATAAAAGGCCTGCCGAGACCGAAGCACAGAGCTCAGGGGACCAGCGTGTATCTGATGGTGACTTCCAGAGGAACTCCGGGGTCGGTGGTCCAGGGGGGCACGGCCCATAGCGAGTCGGTGATCGTTCTCGGCCCGGCCGGCATGGATCTGCTGGCGTCACCGGAGATCGCAAACCCCATCGCACTTACGTCACCCGACACAGTTCTGGTCAGGGTGTAAGGGACGTTCGCATCGATCACGACATCAATCGCTTCTGTAGCCGATGGTGAGTCCGGCATCAAGGCGCCAAAGTCCACCAGGGCTGTGGGTAGTGTCAGCGAAAGTCGCGTGACGAAACGTACTTCGAAACCAGTGCGCACTATCTCGTTGCCAGTGGATGCATCTACGACAGCCACCGTCCAGTCCCCGCTGGGCGCATCCACGGAGAGCGCATGGCTAGACGCTGCCCGGCCATCCGCACCCACGGCTATTGACCCGCTTTGCGCAGCCGTCGCGCCCAGCGGGTCGAGCCACCTGAAGCGCACGTTACTTCCCGGCTGAAGGCCACTGCCCTGTGCCCATGCGGTGGCGCCCTGATCGAAAGCGGTGGCTGTTGTGGTAAGCGAGGCGTCTGAGTACAGTAGCAGTCGCACAGCCCTCGTGGTGTTGGTGGCTGTGGCCGTGACCGCAGGCCGCGTCGCGTGCGTGGCGCGCACCGTGGTGACATCGATCGCTCCAGGCGGGGCCGTGCCAGGTGCCGAGATCACGACGTTGATGGTGCGGCTCCCGCCTCTCGCCAACCTGATAGCCGAGGTAGCCTCTCCGCTGACCGCATCCCGAATGACGACACTCCACCCAAGCGAGGATGACGCTGTCAGGTTGAATGTCTCGGTCCCGTTGCCGGTATTGGCAACCGTGTGCGTGTAAGTGACCGCTTCACCGGGAAATACCGCCCCCGAATTATTGGGCGTAAGGGTTACGCCGAAATGACGCATCGATAGCACCGGCGCGTTATCCAGCGAAGTGTTGTCCAAGTCGGGCTCACGAGCACCGGTACCCGCACGCAAGGCAGCAAATTGGATATTGATCGGACTTCCGGGCGGCACGCCAAGCTGGGCCCAGGTGAGACTGAACTCAATCGCTCCACCAATAATGCTAGAGGCAGAGATCGTGGGGCCGGTGATCGCGGCTGGTGTCGATATGGTTCCCGGCGGTCGGAATCCATCACCCCGCAGCAGATCCCCAGCGGGATCTTGGGGAGTGTACCCGGCCCACCAGAGCCCGCGCACATCGCCGTCGCGATCGTAAACGATAATTGCCACTCTATCTGTGCTTTGCATCCTGCCGTCGCCATCCAAATCCAGGTAGGCGCGAACATTTCGACGCTCCCTTTCACTTACGGAGTTGAAGCGCACAAATCCAAAATAGTGTGTCGCGTCAAAGGTGGATGACACCTGCGAAATGTCCGCCTGTGCGTGCGCCGGGTCAGGCTCGGCAGGCTCGATAGTGTCCGACCGAGTGTTGTTGGTGTTCGCCAGAACAGCGCTCCAGTCAGTGAACGCGCCATCGATTGTAATAGTGACAGGATGCACGAGCGCGGCCGCCTTGTTAGTCGGCAGACTGGTAAAAGTCGCCAGCAGCGCGACGAGGAGCACCCCACATATAGCGGCACCCACCACAGTTCGACTCAT
Above is a window of Actinomycetota bacterium DNA encoding:
- a CDS encoding ACT domain-containing protein; the encoded protein is MHVKTVLSVLGQDRIGIVAAISTALFESGANIEDIRQTIIGGIFSMTMLVTVNEDVASFDTVQARLAEVGERIGMQVTLQREDVFHFMHRI
- a CDS encoding V-type ATP synthase subunit I: MAIVRMLQATVIGHISLLEDTVSALQEFGAVEIERFDVDLQGPERLLIDLGRSRSLDEQIARAQFVCEFLGRYHVSDVRLGAFISEKIHISTNEFTQLAADEEFDALYAECDAMSARLSGIERQRKRLLALVDELTPWREVRLQISQWKCRDRVALIAGTVPFERSSEIRQALREEVAEVTVDEAGRGGGREAWIVMVHKDVVDQTRSTLATFDFREASFLELVDYPAEEIARACEQLGELDRQEAELRRRALELESGYERACALVQALLSNRDALDIRENFVATHKTFSLKGWVPQCESDSLKQLLSSISSEVDITFSEPEKGQSVPVALKNPWYLRPFEVLTDLYGRPAYGGIDPTPLVAGFFFLFFGMCVGDAGYGAVLMALGYLIKTRLDVAPGVQRFMDLLIAGGLASIVVGVASRSYFALSVDQLPAFLRYQPLFDPLEDIMLLLLISVAIGVIHVVFGVLVNMYRLVKAGEWPVAVQDDFSGLLMIVALVLAGVTSQGLWLAWLGTAAVVLKGRVIEAVMRLSPKETLVGLGRGLLGLYGLSGYLSDFLSYTRLVALGLASLLVGQVMNILAGMVVELPWGIGILAAAVILIVGHAFNIAINILGAFVHSARLQFVEFFSKFYSAGGSVYSPFSWRTKSLVLHPELGEQEGGKRL
- a CDS encoding DUF951 domain-containing protein: MGVPITPVRVGDIVRLKKPHPCGTNEWEVLRVGADIKLQCLGCERQVMLERYEFDRRFRGFLGR
- a CDS encoding PFL family protein, which produces MRITPEEVLETLLMVTQQNLDIRTVTLGLSLDGCADPDIHKLAGNVYDLICTRARHLVPVAEAISREYGIPIVNRRIAVTPISQLAAACGSADLTPVAAALDRAAHEVGVDFIGGFSALVHKGVGEGDRRVIDSIPSALASTDRVCASVNVASTRAGINMDAVLRMAEVIVATAHATAEIGSFGCGKLVVFANMVEDNPFMAGAVHGPGEPDAVINVGISGPGVVRAVVESLSAEADLTEVAEAIKATAFKITRAGELIAREAARRLEVAMGIVDLSLAPTPAQGDSVAAIIEAIGVERCGGPGTTTALALLNDAVKKGGAMGTSSIGGLSGAFIPVSEDANMLRAVLENALTLEKLEAMTSVCSVGLDMIAIPGDTPVETIAAIISDACAIGVINNKTSAARLIPVIGKSAGDIVEYGGLFGTAPVISVNQWAGTRLIRRGGRFPAPLGSLRN